Proteins encoded together in one Peribacillus asahii window:
- a CDS encoding NAD(P)H-dependent flavin oxidoreductase, with product MKWSTRVTELLGIKYPIVQGGLAYLAYADLAAAVSNAGGLGQVTAMSLRTPEELQEEIRKTKSLTDQPFGVNFAIGNHGRPYEHFLEVALKEEVKVVSVTGGNPAPFLDFVKGTPVKKLVLVAARRQAMKAEQLGADAVMVVGQEGGGHLGRDDIGTSVLIPQVIDSVKIPVIASGGFGDGRGLMAALALGAEGIEMGTRFIAVKECVHAHELYKNALVAGTENDTVVIKRSIGAPARAIANNWTDKILEIEKESGGYEQLKDYISGQANQRYIYDGVEEEGFGWAGQVMGLIHDVPSTAELFDRIIGQAEEIRNKWAK from the coding sequence ATGAAATGGAGTACGCGTGTTACAGAATTGTTAGGCATTAAATATCCAATTGTTCAAGGGGGGTTAGCCTATTTAGCATATGCTGATTTAGCTGCAGCGGTTTCCAATGCGGGCGGTCTTGGACAAGTAACAGCGATGTCTTTACGTACACCTGAAGAACTTCAAGAAGAAATTCGAAAAACAAAATCTTTGACGGACCAACCATTTGGTGTTAATTTTGCCATTGGTAATCATGGGCGTCCGTATGAGCATTTTCTTGAAGTAGCTTTGAAAGAAGAAGTGAAGGTTGTTTCTGTTACAGGAGGAAACCCGGCTCCTTTTTTAGATTTTGTCAAAGGTACGCCTGTTAAAAAACTTGTTCTTGTTGCAGCAAGACGACAAGCGATGAAAGCCGAGCAATTAGGTGCAGATGCGGTCATGGTTGTTGGACAAGAAGGAGGCGGTCATTTAGGACGTGATGATATCGGAACATCGGTATTAATTCCTCAAGTTATTGATTCTGTTAAGATTCCTGTTATTGCTTCAGGCGGCTTTGGGGATGGTCGAGGTTTAATGGCGGCATTAGCATTAGGCGCAGAAGGAATTGAGATGGGGACACGATTTATTGCAGTTAAGGAATGTGTTCATGCTCATGAACTGTATAAAAACGCTTTAGTAGCTGGGACGGAAAATGATACGGTTGTTATTAAACGTTCCATTGGAGCACCAGCCCGAGCGATTGCAAACAATTGGACAGATAAAATTTTAGAAATTGAGAAAGAAAGCGGTGGATACGAGCAATTGAAAGATTACATAAGCGGGCAAGCGAATCAACGCTATATTTACGATGGTGTTGAAGAGGAAGGGTTCGGCTGGGCTGGACAAGTGATGGGATTAATTCATGACGTTCCATCAACAGCTGAGCTATTTGATCGTATTATTGGTCAAGCAGAAGAAATTCGAAATAAATGGGCAAAATAA